The following coding sequences are from one Osmia bicornis bicornis chromosome 2, iOsmBic2.1, whole genome shotgun sequence window:
- the LOC114876123 gene encoding disks large homolog 5-like isoform X2, producing MHQLQLLRHKHSDTIRRCEHTMKELEYYRGQHIAVMNQLEATSQESSALRGKYGDLVNDKQRLDREVQALQKEVSDLRCQNQEVLVSDASNSDTMNQHYLSALRKYEAVKDEYDALRKRYDDLISSHSSAVNKLELSQEEAVRLKKQYEEIVQERNSAVRERNGLKQQCTAAIRQWDIALRERNEYREALAKVQQQHEEAVKEINHAMVLRMKASKDMKRLTEERNAALQEYSLIMGERDTVHKEMEKLGDDLTQAYTKITHLENQNKQLIEEKKALSYQIETLRREISSALQDRDEALKQCNELRQKFGDYSEGSKRDYKNHMELHSYNRERDNSNKEAERENNTVDYTKRDKERMDNLDQANLELDKLRKSVDKLQAELEEALQEAEVSKRRRDWAFSERDKIVLERESIRTLCDRLRKERDRAVSELAGALRDSDDIKKQRNEASKELKDLKEKIESGDHALRASQFSQGLTHAHDSTIDTDVSDWEILTIHLDLSRLCLDSDRDLGLTLVGGRDNPYYPNDTGIYVAQITSGSAVDGKLRVNDCIMRVNNVDCTSVSTRVIMETLRTCSVGSATLTVRRRRLTRRSLRTTQLPVGSVPHGISLELGVYISKISPGSLAAKDGNLAVGDRVLNINSKAMEGINSSHEAMTILNDTSTDVLTITTLKGIPLPSATSSETMTIDGSFGTEKQKMVNSCSQTEQERMMLKTASDDYDRRYLATNFGDRSVYKVSKSVSSEKPSGISNAWDNIREKIDIVRGRKHSKDREEKKKRHRNSSTNTFEQEQDAIAELDSVIESYHKKANNGVLKRSKRRGTEKVEKNGGTWPKARGGPLIQNGTGTILHPRKTKERLPLSVLLNPPKYESYNRISNPIPLTNFPNVNNRHTVYKSVEKPLPNFIKAGPLFSQKSFTPVVQFKDIPIDKKPAASEFENTENRLSSTLTPSETSIDFSVKSGNTGKDVEYFSKKRAQKYTPSNESQIDTLQHNRAQSQLYSGAGSSTSSTSGPRQQLTGNFSFPPYTHSHPHPHQQNSLPSRYPSPPSLPSAQSGESIGLPDARSYFEPSYSPGPQTGFGHLHTPSVDLHYHKSRGPPIGTTYDVPPYTHGYEGGTFPRKKENQRFRIPSNPSVTSKSSVGKLSTGSIERTSERGSPMPTFHVEVLSPGTGGGGGTGGTVRGSSSNKRSSMPDYCYSQPRPAPGELRRVHIDKSVEPLGIQISCLESGGVFVSTVSEHSLASQVGLQIGDQLLEVCGINMRSATYQLAANVLRQCGNSITMLVQYSPDKYNELEEGSASSSSSEAGGAEGGSRSGSPTPCNSPEAPRKTTIEPLESSEPERDASSSLSTTRDTTNTLTIMRETSNTLEPPRTIRERDIRNSASLEVRGTQEREREIRASASLDINIRKPELRNSATLENMRNSVTLDSLRGTGNTLTRAQLNQAATTLQRQNATVRSPTQEDQSRKSPPPSEPRYLFIETRKCSNLGISLVGGNGVGIFVHSVQPGCLAEEAGLRTGDRILEYNGVDLRQATAEQAALELARPADKVTLIAQYVPERYNEVKDKPGDSFYVKAMFDRVGEVGDSLQLRFNKDDILYVDNTMFNGTPGHWRAWLVDQTGRRQTCGIIPSKFKVEEELLLRRSLGDLETDTTRRGSTSARRSFFRRKKHQRSSSRDSKELSHLTGVNLGWYSDSGTLNEETLPASYQRVERLDYPALRPVLIIGPLSECVVTKLLQEFPGQFTRCLAEAMHCSQATLEQGLRDSLYVDYRKKGSYFECTTVQAVKDICEKNTHCILDVSIASIERLHRHQIYPIVLLIKFKSTKQIKEVKDSRYPSDKVSAKAAKEMYEQALKLEAEYRHYISAVIPAGVNVAYICTQVKAAVDEEQSKALWVPRGLP from the exons ATGCATCAGCTTCAACTGCTTAGACATAAACACTCTGATACTATAAGACG GTGTGAACATACTATGAAGGAATTGGAATACTATCGAGGACAACATATAGCAGTCATGAATCAGTTGGAGGCAACGTCACAGGAAAGTTCCGCGTTGCGGGGCAAATATGGAGATCTAGTGAATGATAAGCAACGTCTTGACCGGGAGGTCCAGGCGTTGCAAAAGGAAGTGTCAGATTTAAGATGTCAGAATCAAGAAGTTCTTGTTTCCGATGCTAGTAATAGTGACACAATGAATCAGCACTACTTATCTGCGCTTCGAAAATATGAAGCCGTTAAAGACGAATATGATGCTCTTAGGAAACGGTACGATGATTTAATATCGTCGCATTCGTCGGCCGTTAATAAG tTGGAACTATCACAAGAAGAAGCTGTCAGATTAAAGAAACAGTATGAAGAGATTGTTCAGGAACGTAACAGTGCAGTACGTGAGCGAAATGGCTTGAAACAACAATGTACTGCTGCAATTAGGCAATGGGATATAGCATTGAGGGAAAGGAACGAATATCGTGAAGCCTTAGCTAAAGTACAACAACAGCATGAAGAAGCTGTTAAAGAAATTAACCATGCGATGGTGCTACGCATGAAGGCTAGTAAGGATATGAAACGATTGACAGAGGAAAGAAATGCTGCATTACAAGAGTACAGTTTAATTATGGGTGAACGTGATACAGTACATAAGGAAATGGAAAAACTTGGTGACGATCTCACGCAAGCATACACAAAAATCACACATTTAGAAAATCAGAATAAACAACTTATAGAAGAG AAAAAAGCTTTATCTTATCAAATCGAAACGCTGCGAAGAGAAATTTCATCCGCTCTGCAAGATCGCGATGAAGCGTTAAAACAATGTAACGAGTTACGTCAGAAGTTCGGTGATTATTCTGAAGGTTCGAAAAGAGATTATAAAAATCACATGGAATTACACTCGTATAACCGCGAACGTGATAACTCGAACAAAGAAGCCGAAAGGGAGAATAACACGGTTGATTACACGAAACGTGACAAAGAACGTATGGATAATTTGGATCAGGCAAACTTGGAATTGGACAAACTGAGAAAGTCGGTAGATAAATTACAAGCGGAACTCGAGGAAGCCCTCCAGGAAGCAGAGGTATCGAAACGAAGAAGAGATTGGGCTTTCAGTGAAAGAGATAAAATAGTTTTAGAGAGAGAAAGTATTAGAACTCTGTGCGATAGATTAAGGAAGGAACGTGATCGTGCGGTATCGGAATTAGCCGGTGCTTTACGCGATTCTGATGATATTAAAAAGCAAcgaaacgaagcttcaaaggAATTGAAGGATCTCAAGGAGAAAATAGAATCCGGTGATCATGCGCTAAGGGCGAGTCAATTTTCCCAAGGTTTAACGCATGCTCACGATTCGACGATCGATACCGATGTTAGCGATTGGGAAATTCTTACTATTCACTTGGATCTTAGTAGACTTTGCTTGGATTCGGATCGCGATTTAGGGTTAACATTGGTTGGAGGACGCGACAATCCGTATTATCCGAACGATACTGGAATTTATGTTGCTCAAATAACGTCAGGAAGTGCCGTCGATGGTAAACTTAGAGTGAATGATTGTATTATGCGAGTGAACAACGTGGATTGCACATCGGTGTCCACGCGTGTAATAATGGAAACTTTACGTACCTGTTCGGTGGGATCAGCTACATTAACGGTAAGAAGACGGCGTTTAACCAGACGATCGTTAAGGACAACGCAATTACCTGTTGGTTCTGTTCCTCATGGGATTTCTTTGGAACTCGGAgtgtatatttcaaaaatttctccTGGTAGTCTAGCTGCTAAAGACGGCAATCTTGCTGTAGGGGATAGAGTTTTAAAT atTAATAGTAAAGCAATGGAAGGTATTAATTCCAGTCACGAAGCAATGACAATTTTAAACGATACTAGTACAGATGTACTAACTATTACAACCTTGAAAGGAATACCATTGCCTTCGGCGACCAGTTCTGAAACTATGACCATAGACGGTAGTTTCGGAACGGAGAAACAGAAAATGGTAAACAGTTGTTCGCAAACGGAACAGGAAAGAATGATGTTAAAAACCGCGTCGGACGATTACGACAGGCGATACCTTGCAACGAATTTCGGTGATAGAAGTGTGTATAAAGTTTCAAAGTCGGTTAGCAGTGAAAAGCCAAGCGGGATTAGCAATGCTTGGGACAACATACGAGAGAAAATTGATATCGTACGAGGACGTAAGCATAGTAAGGACCGtgaggagaagaagaagcgaCATCGTAACTCCAGTACAAACACCTTCGAGCAGGAACAGGATGCGATCGCGGAACTGGATTCTGTAATAGAGAGCTATCACAAGAAAGCGAACAACGGTGTATTGAAACGAAGTAAGCGACGCGGAACAGAGAAAGTTGAGAAAAATGGAGGTACGTGGCCGAAAGCTAGAGGTGGGCCTCTGATACAAAATGGTACTGGTACGATTTTGCATCCACGTAAAACGAAAGAAAGGCTGCCCTTAAGTGTACTCCTTAATCCTCCAAAGTATGAAAGTTATAACCGTATATCCAACCCGATTCCCTTGACCAATTTCCCGAATGTTAACAATCGGCATACTGTGTATAAGTCTGTTGAAAAACCATTACCAAATTTCATTAAGGCTGGACCGTTATTTAGTCAAAAATCCTTTACTCCAGTGGTGCAGTTCAAAGATATACCGATAGATAAGAAACCGGCGGCGAGCGAATTCGAGAACACGGAAAATAGACTCAGTTCAACCCTGACACCGTCCGAAACGAGTATCGACTTTTCCGTGAAGTCCGGTAACACGGGAAAGGATGTAGAATATTTCTCGAAGAAGAGAGCCCAAAAGTATACCCCTAGCAACGAGAGCCAAATAGACACGTTGCAGCATAACAGGGCCCAGTCGCAGCTCTATTCAGGGGCCGGTTCCTCGACGTCGTCGACCAGCGGGCCAAGACAGCAATTGACCGGTAACTTTTCATTTCCCCCGTATACGCATTCGCATCCACACCCCCATCAACAGAATTCTTTACCATCGAGATACCCTTCCCCACCGTCTTTGCCGTCCGCACAGTCCGGGGAGTCGATAGGACTTCCCGATGCACGATCATACTTCGAACCATCGTATAGCCCTGGCCCGCAAACAGGATTCGGCCATTTGCACACACCCTCAGTAGATTTGCATTATCACAAATCTCGCGGTCCACCGATCGGCACTACGTACGACGTGCCACCGTACACGCATGGCTACGAAGGTGGAACATTtccgagaaaaaaagagaatcaACGATTTCGAATACCGTCAAATCCTAGTGTTACGTCGAAAAGCAGCGTGGGTAAATTGTCGACCGGCAGTATAGAGAGAACCTCGGAAAGAGGAAGCCCGATGCCAACATTCCACGTGGAAGTACTTAGCCCGGGTACCGGGGGCGGTGGCGGTACCGGAGGAACGGTCCGTGGAAGTAGCAGCAACAAACGGTCCAGCATGCCTGACTATTGTTACTCTCAGCCAAGGCCGGCACCTGGGGAACTTCGTAGAGTTCACATAGACAAATCGGTCGAGCCGTTAGGTATTCAAATTTCTTGCTTAGAGAGCGGTGGTGTATTCGTCTCCACTGTTAGCGAGCACAGTCTAGCTTCCCAGGTCGGTCTACAGATCGGCGATCAGTTGCTCGAGGTCTGTGGCATCAATATGAGGAGTGCTACTTATCAGCTTGCTGCCAACGTGTTGCGTCAGTGCGGTAATTCCATAACGATGCTGGTGCAGTATAGTCCGGACA AATACAACGAATTAGAGGAAGGCTCCGCTTCCTCCAGTTCATCGGAAGCCGGTGGTGCCGAAGGAGGTAGCCGTAGTGGGTCGCCTACACCGTGCAATAGTCCCGAGGCTCCCAGAAAAACAACTATAGAGCCATTGGAAAGCTCGGAACCCGAGCGTGACGCCTCTAGTAGTTTAAGTACAACGCGCGACACTACCAACACCCTGACTATCATGCGTGAAACGTCGAATACCTTGGAACCACCTCGCACCATCCGAGAAAGAGACATCAGAAATTCAGCCTCCTTGGAAGTTAGAGGCACCCAAGAAAGGGAACGAGAGATCAGAGCGTCAGCGTCGTTGGACATCAACATAAGGAAACCAGAGCTCCGTAATTCGGCCACCTTGGAAAATATGCGTAATTCCGTGACTCTTGACTCGTTACGTGGTACCGGGAACACACTGACGCGCGCGCAACTGAATCAAGCAGCGACCACGTTGCAAAGACAAAACGCCACCGTGAGAAGTCCAACTCAGGAAGATCAGAGTCGTAAAAGTCCACCGCCGAGCGAACCGAGATACCTGTTTATTGAAACTAGAAAATGTTCTAATCTGGGCATTTCGTTGGTGGGTGGAAACGGTGTTGGAATATTCGTACACTCCGTGCAACCGGGTTGCCTCGCCGAAGAAGCCGGTCTACGTACCGGCGATAGAATTCTGGAATACAATGGCGTGGATCTCAGGCAAGCAACCGCCGAGCAAGCGGCCCTGGAACTGGCTAGGCCGGCGGACAAAGTAACGCTGATCGCTCAATATGTACCTGAAAGGTATAACGAAGTAAAAGATAAGCCTGGAGACAGTTTCTATGTGAAAGCTATGTTCGATCGGGTAGGTGAAGTTGGGGACAGCCTACAGCTTAGGTTTAATAAAGACGATATTTTGTACGTCGATAATACAATGTTCAATGGTACTCCGGGTCATTGGAGAGCCTGGTTGGTTGATCAGACCGGGAGACGACAGACGTGTGGTATAATTCCAAGTAAATTCAA GGTTGAAGAAGAATTGCTTTTACGACGGTCACTGGGTGATTTGGAAACGGACACAACTAGAAGAGGTAGTACCAGTGCAAGAAGAAGTTTCTTCCGTCGAAAGAAACATCAGCGTTCTTCTAGTAGGGACAGTAAAGAATTGTCACATCTCACGGGGGTGAATTTGGGTTGGTACAGTGATAGCGGGACATTGAACGAGGAAACTTTACCAGCAAGTTATCAACGTGTTGAAAGATTAGATT atCCAGCTTTAAGACCAGTACTAATTATTGGACCTCTGAGCGAATGTGTAGTAACAAAATTATTGCAAGAATTCCCTGGACAGTTTACTAGGTGTCTTGCAGAAGCTATGCATTGTTCCCAGGCGACCCTCGAGCAAGGTTTACGTGACTCTCTTTATGTAGACTACAGAAAAAAAGGAAGCTATTTCGAGTGCACTACGGTACAAGCTGTCAAGGACATTTGCGAGAAG AATACTCATTGTATCTTGGATGTATCCATCGCGTCGATCGAGCGGCTTCATCGGCACCAGATCTATCCTATTGTTTTGTTGATTAAATTTAAGAGTACCAAGCAAATAAAAGAAGTGAAAGATTCGAGATATCCAAGTGATAAAGTAAGTGCCAAGGCTGCCAAGGAAATGTATGAACAGGCATTGAAATTGGAAGCCGAGTATAGGCATTATATTTCTG cTGTAATACCGGCGGGAGTAAATGTTGCTTACATATGCACGCAAGTTAAAGCAGCAGTAGACGAAGAGCAAAGCAAAGCCCTGTGGGTTCCTAGAGGACTTCCCTGA